ATGATCTGCCGCTGGTTGCGGGGGTGATAAGCGCTGCACCGCAAACACCGTTGTCGCACGTAAACCTGCGGGCGCAGCAGAATGATATCGCCAATGCGTATCTCCGAAACGCCGCGCAAAGCCCGTTGTTGAGCGAGCATGTCGGCAAACCAATCAGACTGTCAGTGACCGCGGATCGATTGGAAGTAGTCCCCGTTACAACGGTTGAAATGCTCGCGGCGCTCGAAACCCGCCGCCCAGCTAACACCCAAACGCCGCCACGAAACTTGGGGCCACGCGATATCGTCGCGTTGGACGACTTGGCGTGGACGCAAGTGGACGCATTCGGGGCCAAAGCCGCCAATCTCGCCGAACTGCGCCGTGCAATTGATCCAAAGTATGTGCCAAATGGCTTTGCAGTCCCGTTCTCGTTTTACCATGACTTCATGGTTGCGAACGGGCTTTATGATGCGTTGCAAGTCATGATGAACGATCCCGCGTTCCAGGATGATGAGCAACGCAAAGATCTACTGAAAGCATTTCGTAAAGACATCAAAGCGGCGCCAATGACCACGCCCATGCGTGATAAACTGGATGCGATGCATCGCGCCTTTCCCGAAGGCACAACACCACGCTGCCGATCCAGTGCCAACAATGAAGACTTGGTCGGTTTTACTGGGGCAGGGCTCTATGATTCCTACACCCACCGCCTTGATGAAGGGCATATCGAAAAGTCGATCAAACAGGTTTGGGCCAGCCTATGGAACCTTCGTGCTTTTAACGAGCGTGAATTCTACCGCATCGATCACCTGACTGCCGCGATGGGCGTGCTGGTGCACCCGAACTTTGACGATGAACGTGTGAATGGCGTCGCACTGACGCGGAACTTCTATTTTCCGACCTTTGAGGGCTATTTCATCAACGCCCAAGTTGGCGAAGACATGGTGACAAATCCTGACGGTACGCAAACGGCAGAAGAGGTACTGTTGCTGCAAAATATCGACCCAGAGAAACAGCACCCTTATGAGACAGTCTATATCCGCCGCTCAAGTTTGGTGTCTTCGGATGACACCGTGATCGGACACAAAGACCTGATGGAGCTCGCGTTGCAGCTCAAGAAAATTCAAACTCATTTCCAGTTTCTCTATGGACGTTCAACGGATGAGAGTTTTGCAATGGACGTCGAGTTCAAGATTGACAGCCACGGAAAGTTGGCGATCAAACAAGCGCGTCCTTGGACTGGGTAAGTCGATTAGAAATCAACTTCCAGGCCGATGCCCTTGGCTTTGGCAATTTCGACGATGGATGCGGACACAGCGAGGTCCTGCAGGCCAACTCCAGTGCCGTCAAACAACGTAATCTCGGTATCAGATGTTCGCCCTTTATGCGTGCCATTGATAACAGCGCCAAGCTCATGAATGTCTTCGCGGGATTTCAGCCCAGCGCCAACCGCGTGCTGTGCCTCGCCCAGCGTTACTGACTGGGCGACCTCATCAGTAAATACCGTTGCCTTCGTCACCAGATCGGTATCGGCTTCTTGTTTGCCAATTGTGTCGGTCCCCATGCAGGCGACATGCGTGCCATCGCTGATGTGCGCCGCGCCAAAGATGGGCGAGAACACGGAGGTGATTGAGATAACAACATCGGCCTCAACCATACCTTCAAGCGATACGGCCTCAAATGGCAGGTCGAACTCGGCGGCAACGTCGGCAAGCGTGGATAGCGCATTAGCATTACGGTTCCAGCCGATGACTTTCTCGAACTGGTGCGTTTCCAACGCAGCACGCAGTTGGAATTTCGCCTGATGCCCTGCGCCGATCATGCCCATCACCTTACTGTCTTTGCGTGCGAGGTGCTTGATCGAAACCGAAGACGCGGCAGCGGTGCGCAATGCCGTCAACAAGTTGCCCCCGACCATCGCGGCGACCTTGCCGGTGTCGGGATCGAACAGAAACACTGTGGACTGGTGGTTGATCAGCCCGCGTTCCGCAAGGTTATGGGGCCAGTACCCGCCAGCCTTAAGCCCAAGAGACATCCCCTTGCCGTCAAACCCACCTTTGAACCCATACAGTGCGTCTTCATGGCCGATGGCCTCGCGGATGACTGGGAAATTGTAGGCATCGCCTGCCGACATGGCCGCAAAGACGTTCTCAACAGCGTCAAACGCCGCATCGCGCGTTAGAATGTCCGCGATGGCGGCTTCAGGGACGATATACATTGGGATTCCTTAAAATGCTTTGCCGCGTGCGGATACGGGCCAAACGGTTTCGACTTTGCCATTGCGAACCCCAACATACCAATCATGCACGTTGCAGGTCGGGTCGCAGTGCCCTGGGACCAGCTTTAGCTTGTCGTTGACTTTCAGCGCTTGGTTCGGGTCCCCGACCACGCCGTGTTCGTCGCTGCATTTCAGGTATTCAACGTCATCGCGCCCGTAGATTGTTGGCAGTCCACTATCAACAGATTGGGCCTTTAGGCCTGCGTCGACGATGGCTTTGTCGGCTTTTGAGTGGCTCATTACGGTGGTTAGGATGAACAGCGCGTTCTCCCATTCGCCGTCATCAATCCGCTTGCCGTTTTTATCCAAAATGCGGCCGTAATCCGCATCCATAAAGGCGTAGGACCCGCATTGAAGCTCGTTGTAAACGTCAGATGCGCTTTCAAAATAGTACGATCCAGTGCCCCCACCACCAACGATGTCACAGTCCAACCCGTTGGATTTCAGGCCCTGCACTGCATCGCCGACCTGCGCGATGGCGATGTCGAGTTTCTCTTTACGGTCCGCATATAGATCCATGTGTTGCATCGCACCTTGATAGGCTTGGATGCCTGCGAACTTCAGATTTGGCGCCGCATCGATCAGCTTGGCAATGTTCACAACGTCCTGCGTTGTGCTGACGCCGCAACGCCCCGCGCCGCAGTCGATCTCGACGAGCGCTTCAATCTCGGTGCCCGCGGCAACAGCGGCGTCCGAAAGGGCCCGCACGTTTTCTGGGTCATCGACACAAACCAACACGCGGCAACCATGTTTTGGCATTTCAGCAAGGCGTTTGATTTTTGCAGGCTCTGTCACTTGGTTGGATACCATCACGTCCTTGATGCCGCCACGTGCGAACACTTCGGCCTCGGACACCTTTTGACAGCACACGCCAATCGCGGCGCCCATGTCTTGTTGCAGCTTCAACACGTCGACGGATTTGTGCATTTTCCCGTGGGCACGGTGGCGCATGCCGTGGGCCTTAGCGTAATCGCCCATTTTCTTAACATTGCGCTCAAGCGCGTCTAGATCAAGGATCAGGCACGGCGTCTGAATGTTCGCTTCATCCATTCCCGGTTTTGCCGGAATGTCATAGCCAACCTCAAAGTCATCGAAGTTTGGTTGCGTGTTCATGTGCGTGTTTCCTTCACTTGAGCCAAGGCAGTTTGTCGAGATCGACATTCCCGCCTGTGATGATGATACCGACCCGCTTACCTGCGAACCGTTCTTTGTTCTTAAGGATCGTTGCCAAGGGCACTGCGCTGCTGGCCTCCATGACGACGCGAAGATGCTTCCACGTCAGCTTCATGGCATCGATGATTTCATCTTCGGATGCTGTCAGGATGTCAGTGACGTGTTTGGACACGAAATGCCATGTGAGGTCTTTCAGCGGCACCAGCAGCCCATCTGCGATGGTCTTGGGTGCATCGTCGGCGATGATGTGTCCTGCTTTGAAACTGCGATAGGCATCGTCGGCCTGTTCGGGTTCGGCGGCGATGATCTGCACTTCAGGGGCTTGGTTCGACAACGTCAGGCAGGTGCCCGAAATCATACCACCACCACCGATGGGCGCGACAACCATGTCCAAACCATCGGTTTGTTCCATGAACTCACGCGCGCAAGTGCCTTGACCCGCAATCACGCGCGGGTCGTTGTAGGGATGTACGAAATCACCACCCGTTGCTGCCTGAACCTTGGCGAAGATTTCTTCGCGCGACGTGGTCGACGGCGCGCACTCGGTGATTTTGCCACCATACCGCGCGACGGTGTCTTTCTTGGCTTGTGGTGCCGTATTCGGCATCACGACATTGCACGGAATGCCGCGCAACATTGCCGCGTAAGACAGGCACGATGCGTGGTTGCCAGATGAATGAGTCGCGACCCCAAGCTCGGCTTGCTTATCGTCCAAACCAAAAACAGCATTGGACGCACCGCGCACCTTAAACGCACCCGGTGTCTGGAAATTTTCACATTTAAAGAACAGTTCGGCACCCGTTAGCTCATTCAGGAATGGCGATGTCCGAATAGGCGTGCGCAAGATGTGCGGCTCAATTCGGGAGTGGGCATCCAGCATGTCTTGGTAGGTCGGTATATACATTGGCAACCTCCTTGGCTGGCAGTTGGTGTTGTCATGTTCATTTTACGGTGGTGAAAGTTATCGAACAATTTTTTCGAACTTGGGTTTCCGTTTGGGCGCGGCGGAAAAAATCCTTGTCTTGTCAGAGCGCTAGATTTTTTCATATATTGAAAACGATTTTCAAAAATGGAGTGGCCCGTGTCAGACAACCCTATTTCTTCAGCGACACGCGCACGTGGGCGGCCTAAAGCTTGGACTGATAAAACGGACCAGAACACGATCAAATCGTTGGACCGCGCTTTGCAGATCCTGTCGCGTCTTGGGGATATGGAAGAGGCCACGTTAAGCGAGCTTTCAAGTGCGCTGAGCCAGTCACCCGCGACGGTCTATCGTGTTTTGACAACGTTTCAGGCCCATGACTTCACAGAGTTTAACCCAACCCGCCAAGTATGGTCCGTCGGGGCAGGGGCTTTTTTGACGGGGGCAAAATTCCTGCGTCGCTCGTCTATGGTGGAACGCGCACGACCTCATTTGAGGCGCTTGATGGAAGCAACTGAAGAAACAGCGAACCTTGGCATCGCCAAAGGCGCGAATGTTCTATTCCTGAGCCAATCTGAAACCCACCATGCGATCCGCGCGTTCTTTCCGCCAGGTACGGTGTCACCGATGTATGCGTCCGGCATCGGTAAAGCGCTGCTCGCACTATGGAGCGAGAAACGGGTAAACGCCTTGCTTGCGGCGCAAAAAATCGAGCAGTTTACTGAGCATACTTTGACTGATGCAGCTGCTTTAACGGCGGACTTGGCCGAGACACGGGCGCGCGGCTATTCCTTTGATGCGGAAGAGAAAAATATCGGTATGCGTTGTATTGCGGCCCCTGTTTTTGACATCTACGGAGAGGCTATTGGTGGCCTGTCTATTTCGGGGCCCGTCGCGCGCATCACCGATAATCGCATCAGCGACATCGGTGCGATCGTGCGCTCAGAAGCAAACGCCCTTACGCGCACGCTTGGCGGGGTGCCGCCAACAGAGGTTTAATAAAACGTTGTTTCATTTCTTTTAGTAGGATTTGCCTACAACCCGGGGTGCCGGTTCACGTCTTTATAAAGAAGGTAACGGAACTGGCCGGGGCCGCCTGTGTAACAGGCCTGCGGGCAA
This Octadecabacter temperatus DNA region includes the following protein-coding sequences:
- the bhcC gene encoding 3-hydroxy-D-aspartate aldolase BhcC — translated: MNTQPNFDDFEVGYDIPAKPGMDEANIQTPCLILDLDALERNVKKMGDYAKAHGMRHRAHGKMHKSVDVLKLQQDMGAAIGVCCQKVSEAEVFARGGIKDVMVSNQVTEPAKIKRLAEMPKHGCRVLVCVDDPENVRALSDAAVAAGTEIEALVEIDCGAGRCGVSTTQDVVNIAKLIDAAPNLKFAGIQAYQGAMQHMDLYADRKEKLDIAIAQVGDAVQGLKSNGLDCDIVGGGGTGSYYFESASDVYNELQCGSYAFMDADYGRILDKNGKRIDDGEWENALFILTTVMSHSKADKAIVDAGLKAQSVDSGLPTIYGRDDVEYLKCSDEHGVVGDPNQALKVNDKLKLVPGHCDPTCNVHDWYVGVRNGKVETVWPVSARGKAF
- the bhcB gene encoding beta-hydroxyaspartate dehydratase BhcB, which encodes MYIPTYQDMLDAHSRIEPHILRTPIRTSPFLNELTGAELFFKCENFQTPGAFKVRGASNAVFGLDDKQAELGVATHSSGNHASCLSYAAMLRGIPCNVVMPNTAPQAKKDTVARYGGKITECAPSTTSREEIFAKVQAATGGDFVHPYNDPRVIAGQGTCAREFMEQTDGLDMVVAPIGGGGMISGTCLTLSNQAPEVQIIAAEPEQADDAYRSFKAGHIIADDAPKTIADGLLVPLKDLTWHFVSKHVTDILTASEDEIIDAMKLTWKHLRVVMEASSAVPLATILKNKERFAGKRVGIIITGGNVDLDKLPWLK
- the bhcR gene encoding HTH-type transcriptional regulator BhcR, which translates into the protein MEWPVSDNPISSATRARGRPKAWTDKTDQNTIKSLDRALQILSRLGDMEEATLSELSSALSQSPATVYRVLTTFQAHDFTEFNPTRQVWSVGAGAFLTGAKFLRRSSMVERARPHLRRLMEATEETANLGIAKGANVLFLSQSETHHAIRAFFPPGTVSPMYASGIGKALLALWSEKRVNALLAAQKIEQFTEHTLTDAAALTADLAETRARGYSFDAEEKNIGMRCIAAPVFDIYGEAIGGLSISGPVARITDNRISDIGAIVRSEANALTRTLGGVPPTEV
- a CDS encoding PEP/pyruvate-binding domain-containing protein, translating into MSIGARIKFDPHIRLPALPEPARHIPAPSNIAPVEAATALTDRTMFEAFAARDDVPGILAVREVKFLISGYDQDVPTLHFMNSTRNPLHFDFARDHLGFVHDVATFNRVTYFAEDRQFLAGTVLAYDNFQRPDGSQGLYALEFWPTDPVSTTYVAQAFQMVEARMEFAQGTLAYHPSGDVQEQLLIRDADDFASHNVRTVSTTELFDGIEYNPLNLGEAVGILRLMTGDDPRPPSPTDIVIYETLPNDLPLVAGVISAAPQTPLSHVNLRAQQNDIANAYLRNAAQSPLLSEHVGKPIRLSVTADRLEVVPVTTVEMLAALETRRPANTQTPPRNLGPRDIVALDDLAWTQVDAFGAKAANLAELRRAIDPKYVPNGFAVPFSFYHDFMVANGLYDALQVMMNDPAFQDDEQRKDLLKAFRKDIKAAPMTTPMRDKLDAMHRAFPEGTTPRCRSSANNEDLVGFTGAGLYDSYTHRLDEGHIEKSIKQVWASLWNLRAFNEREFYRIDHLTAAMGVLVHPNFDDERVNGVALTRNFYFPTFEGYFINAQVGEDMVTNPDGTQTAEEVLLLQNIDPEKQHPYETVYIRRSSLVSSDDTVIGHKDLMELALQLKKIQTHFQFLYGRSTDESFAMDVEFKIDSHGKLAIKQARPWTG
- the bhcD gene encoding iminosuccinate reductase BhcD — protein: MYIVPEAAIADILTRDAAFDAVENVFAAMSAGDAYNFPVIREAIGHEDALYGFKGGFDGKGMSLGLKAGGYWPHNLAERGLINHQSTVFLFDPDTGKVAAMVGGNLLTALRTAAASSVSIKHLARKDSKVMGMIGAGHQAKFQLRAALETHQFEKVIGWNRNANALSTLADVAAEFDLPFEAVSLEGMVEADVVISITSVFSPIFGAAHISDGTHVACMGTDTIGKQEADTDLVTKATVFTDEVAQSVTLGEAQHAVGAGLKSREDIHELGAVINGTHKGRTSDTEITLFDGTGVGLQDLAVSASIVEIAKAKGIGLEVDF